CTTCAAGCCAATTATCCAAGCTGCTTGTTAAGGCTTTGCCCTTTGCTCCCTTTATCCCTGAGCTGTATCGGACGTTTCACACGAAGGTTTTATTTCTGAAGAAAAAGGCTATTACGAGAGTCTCTGTAGAAGTTTAAAAATACAATCAATATATTTGATAGTAACGTATTGTTTATAATTTAGTGCTATTAATTATATTAAAGAAATTTTTTGTATTAAATACTTAAATTAGGGAGATTTACATGCGCATTTTGTTATCCTTAGGTATTTTAGTGAGTTGTCTTGCTTCTCAGGCGACGCTGGCTACGGCTACGTTAACTGTAGAAGAGGTTGTAAAAAAAACCAACCCGATTCAAGCGCTGCAAGAATTTTCTGAACAACATCCTCAAGAAACAGTTGGCTTGTGTGAAGAAATCTTAGGAAACGAATTTTATAGTCGCGCCGATGCTGTGGGGGCGAGTCGCATAAAATATCTTAAGCTTCCGGCATTCTGCCAAGAGTTTAAGATAAAAATGCAAAAGGAAGGTCCAGGAAAAATAGCGCTTCCTTCGGTGCCAACAGAGGCTCAACCTACTTTAACGAAACCTATGATTGGGAAAAAACTATCTGAAACGGTTACTTCAAAGTTCAATGTAGTTCCAGAAGAGCCAGTTCTGCCTAAGCCAAGAGCAAAGGTCGTTCTGAAAGCAATGGATTTTGCTCCCGAAAGCAAGAGTGTTCAAGAAGAACAGGCAAACCTTAAAAAGGCTGACCTCGAAATTAAAGAAAACCTTGCACGTCTCGCTGAGGAAGCTGATCTCATTCACAAAGAAAAAATAGTGCGCTTACAAATGCTACGTCAGGAAGCAGAAGCAAAGTTGGCGACAGCTCAAGAAAGATATGACCACTTGAGTATGATTCTTGGGTTTATGCGTGAAGATCTTGGAAATATGAAACATGATTTTAAAGTATTTAATCCAGACAAACATCAACTTGATTCCCATGAGCAGTATATGGAGGCTCTTGAGCAAGCACTGCCTATGGAGAGTCCTCATATTCTGACACCGCGATCTCAAGAATATCTGCAAACTGCTTCTCAATTGTTAAAAGAAGCGAATGCACTTCACAGTCAAGCAAGATTAGAGCTTGAGTCGATCAAAAGAGATATGTTGGAATTAGGTTAGACAAAGAGAACCCTAGAGGTTCAGGTGATATGTTTTCTGAACCTCTACGCTTTCAAATAAAAGATATTAAAAACTTTTGCATTTTTATTGATCTATGGATTTCTAGAAAGATTAATCGTGGACTTTCTCCAGTCTTTTTCAAAGACCTTTTTTACTGTCTGAATCTGCTCTAGATTTTGCGTCAAAACGCCCAGCTCTCGTGTTTGATCTAAAGAAGGTGTGTAGAAATTACCAGAGCCTACATACATAATACTGTCATCTACAATCACAACCTTTGCGTGGACATAAAGCTTGTCCAGAAGTCCTATTCTCGCCCCAGCTATCTTCATAAGATTTTGATTAGGAATATTGGGATCTTCTTTATTTCCAAAGGGAAATGGCATCATGAGAACGCGTACTTTAACACCGGCTTTTGCAGCAGAAGCAGTTGCTTCCGCAAGTCCAACATCTTGAAAACTTTGTTGGTAGATATCAATGGATTTTTGAGCACCGTTTAAAAGTTTGAGAAAAGTATTTCTTTGATTGTCAGGCCCCCAAACAAGAGAAGATTCATCAATTGAAACTCTTATGTCTTTTATATCCGCTTCAAATACTTTTAGCATTTCATCGATGGTGTTTTGGTCCAAAATAGGAACAGCAAAATCACGCGCTGCTTTCACATTTTTTTCCTGAATACCGTCGAATGACTCCTCATCAAGATTGCCCGTTGAAATCATCCCCCACTCAGTATCAACGATAATCATTTTATAGTGACATTGATTAAAGCGCTTAGAAAGTTGATAAACGGATGCGATTTTTTTTAATGCCGCAAGGGGAGATTCCACGTTTTGGCTTTTATCATGTTTGAAGGTATAAGGTTCCATCAAGAGATTGATTTTTACGCCACGCTCAAAAGCCTTTTTCAAAGCATCGATGATCTTGAAGTCTGAAATTTTATAAGCTGCCATATCGATGGTTTTTTCAGCATTATTGATCGCTTGAACCCAGGGATTTCTTCCGTCTTCAGGGAGAACAAATACTTTTCCTTCATTCCAATTTTCAGGAACAGCAGCTGCGACAGGCAGTGATAGGGTTAAGAGAATAGTAGAGACCAGGAGATTTTTCATTATTTTCATTGGCTTACCCTGCTTTAATGAATACAAGAGTTATACACCACGACGGTGTGATTTGGGAAAATGATTTTAATTCATGGGATATTGTTTATTTGGTCGGCGTGATGCTCATTTTGATACAATGGTGTGATGAGTAGATTTTCTAATTATATCCGACATTGATGAGGTAAAGGCCTTCGGCGGGCGCTGTTGGTCCGGCCTTAGTGCGATCTTTCGCCGCAAGGATATTTTTAACGTCATCAACCGACAACTTACCAGCCCCCACCAACTTTAATGTCCCCACAAAATTACGTACCTGATGATGGAGAAACGATCGTGCCTTAGCATGGATTTCAATGAGTTCTCCTTTGCGTTCTACCGTTAAAAGATCAAGGGTTTTTTCTGGGGACTTGGCTTGACACAATTGAGCACGGAAACTTGTAAAGTCGTGATGACCTACCAGAACTTGAGCGGCTTCGTGCATTTTTACGGCATCGAGAGATTGACCATGAACATGCCAAACACGCTTCTTTTGGAAAACAAGAGGAGCATAGCGATTGATGATAAGATAACGATAGGTTCGAGAGGTCGCCGAAAAGCGGGCATGGAAATCCAGAGCTACAGGTTCAACATGGATGACCGAAATGGGAAGCGTCTCTAAATAAAAACCGAGGGCTTGACCAATTACAAATGGTTCATAGATCTTGGGTAAATCCACATGAGCAACTTGCCCTGTGGCATGAACGCCTGCATCTGTACGTCCTGCCCCGTGCACTTTAATGTCACATCCACAAAACTTTGTAAAAGCAGTCTCTAAGGCTTCTTGCACAGTCAGCAAATTATCTTGACGTTGCCATCCAGCAAAAGAAGTACCATCATATTCAAGGGTCAATTTATAGCGATGCACGAGAGGCTCATTGATCATCGTTACTTTAAAATCTCGCCCACCTTAAGAGGGAAGCCATTTAAAAATTCTTGGGCACTGACAGGTTTTTTTCCTGGGCGTTGCACACGAATCAAACGTAAAGCGCCCTCCCCACATGCAATAGTCAAATGCTCATCGATCAGAGTACCTGGGCGTGCTTGTGTCGTATTTTTTACAGGTTCTGCTTCAAGAATTTTTAAGGCCTGATCTTGAAAATCTACCCATGTCCCTGGCCAAGGATTTAAAGCACGAATGCGGCGATCGAGTTCCTTAGAAGAGAGTTGCCAAGACAAGTGACCATCTTCTTTTTTAATTTTATGGGCATAGGTTGCTCCTTCAAGAGGCTGAGAGATTAAAGGAGCTTCTCTAGAAAGAATTTTCGGCAAGGCTTCCATGAGAGTGTCAGCGCCTAAAATAGCGAGGCGATCATGCAATTGCTGACTGGTGATTGTTGGTTCCAGAGATGTCTTTTTCACATGGACCATAGGGCCCGTATCCAGTCCTTCATCCATTTTCATCAACGTCACGCCACTTTCATGATCACCCGCTAAAATGGCCCACTGGATAGGAGCAGCGCCGCGCCATTTGGGTAACAAAGAAGTATGAATATTAAAACATCCAAGAAGAGGAACAGAGAGGATTATTGGAGGCAAGATCAAACCATAAGCCACGACCACGACAATATCCGGCTTTAACTCTTGAAACTGTTTTATCGCCTCTGGGTCCTTAAAATCTAAAGGGGTAAAGACAGGAAGACCTGCATCTTCTGCGAGTTCATGAACAGGACTTTTGGTCAGGTGATACCCTCGATTGGCAGGGCGCGGTGGTTGACTATAAACTGCAATCAAATTAACGAGAGAAGAGGGGATAAGCCTTTTTAAAACTGTGGCCGCCAGGGGAGGAGTCCCCATAAATATGAGGCGTGCACCTTTATTCATCGTGTGCCTGAAAGCCTTTTGGATTTAATCACTTTATTGATCAACAGTTGACGTTTCATGGGGCTTAAATGGTCGATATAAAGAATGCCATCCAAGTGGTCGAGTTCATGCTGGAGGCATTCAGCAAAGTAACCTTTTCCGTGAACTTCCTGGGTTTTGTTATGGATGTCCGTATAGCGGACTTTTACTTCCACATGACGTTCTACTTCAGCGGACACGCCAGGAACAGAAAGACACGCTTCTTGATATCTTTCTGTTTGAGGGGAACGCCAAATAATTTCAGGGTTAATCATTTTCAAAGGTTCAGGCGTACTTTCATCTCCCATATCGATCACCACCAATCGTTTGGCAATGCCAACTTGAGTCGCCGATAAACCACAGCCCTCATCGTGGTACATGGTCTTCACCATGGCTTCCAAAAGATCAAGGATCCCCGCGTCAATGGTTTCCACACGCTCGCCTTTCATTTTTAGGCGCGGATCGGGAATCGTTAAAACGGTTAGATATTCCATACAGCTACAGTCGTCATGGTGGTGGTGATGCATAAGATAATCTCTAAATTAAAAATTTCAACCTTTGGGGGATTTGCTTTTCTCGTCCAATTTACGGGCTTCATCCACCAACATAATGGGGATGCCATCACGAATTGGATAAGCAAGCCCTGCATGTTCACTCACCAACTCATTTCTTGCACGATCAAAACGCAAAGACTGTTTAGTGATAGGACAAACAAGAATTTCGAGAAGTTTAGGATCGGGCATTTTTGAAGGCTCTGTCATGATCAACTCAATGCTTTTGATAGGATGAATTATATTTTTTGAACACAGCCATTTCCATCAAAGCAGTCATCATCTGACACCGCTCTTTTAGATTTTTTGTCTCCAGTAAGGCTTGCTTTTCAACAGGCTCAAAGGGGCAAACCATTGCCAAGGTGGAAATAAGCTTTTCATCAGAAGAAGCTTGGATTTCATCCCAATTGGCTGAAATATTATAACTTTCAAAATAATTTTCTAAAAGCATCATGAGTCGCTCACGATCTTCAACAATCTGAAATTCTCCTGTTTCCGTAGAATCTTCAGGCATATAGCGTACTTTTAAGGGATGTACAGGAGGGTTTGTTTCAGGCACTTCTTCAAGTTCAAAGCGCACAAGACCCGTTAAAACCAAAAGATATTTTAAGGAATCCAATTCCGTAAAGCTGGAGATTTTCGCTAAACATCCAGATGTAAACAGTGTTTCCAAAGGGCTAGATTGCAATACACCAATAAGACGATCTTGCTTTATGGCCAAATCCACCAACATAGATTGACGTGGATCAGAAATCGTCACGGGTAAATGAGCATGGGGCATCAACACTGTTCCTGGCAAAACCAGAACAGGCACTTTAGCTGGGTAGTTGTTGAGTGTAATCGTCATATTACCTCTGTGCTTTACGAAAATACGATAGTCGATAACCTTTTTCGGCCTTGGATCGTTAAAGGGTCTTCTGGACCAAAAACTTCAAAGAGCTTCAACAGCTTTTTCTGCGCTGCATAATCGTTCCATGTGCGATCATGGCTTAAGATTATAAAAAGTTGCTCTAAAGCCTCATTATAGTCCCCTTGACGATAGAATGCCATGGAAAGATTAAAATGGGCTTCCAAATCCTGAGGGTTTTTTAACACTTTTTTCTGTAGAATTTCAACTTTTTCAGTAACAATGGTTTCCCCGTAAAGCTCTAGAGCGCTTTTGAGGCTTATATACTCGGGGAATTTATGGGCCCCATCCCCATCCTTAACCAGGGTGAGATAAGTTTTCGCTCTTTTAAGATCCTGCATAGCAAAATAACACTGCCCGAGGCCAATCAGAGCTTTGGCATTATCTGGATGTTCGCCAAGAACTTGGTTATACAAATTCATGGCGCCAACGATATCACCGCGCTTTATTAAACTCCCTGCTTCTTCCAAATGATGTTCCATGGGAGAAACAGTCTGTGAAGCCAATCTTTCCAAGAAGGCCTTTAAGCGATTTTCCGGCTGAAGACCTGTAAATCCATCGACGGGACGTCCTTCTTTAAAAACAATCACTGTCGGCACTGCTTGAATTCTTAGCTTATGAGCAATATCGGGAGCCTCTTCAATATTGATGCTGACGAAAGAGAGCTTCTCTTGATAGCTCTTTGCCACATGCTCTAATTTTTTTCTGAGTTGCTGACATGTGTCAGACATAGATGTCCAAAACTCAACGACAACGGGATGGGTATTTGACTCATCAAAAACAAACTCCATAAAATTATCCGAGGTTCCCACTTTAAAGGGAGAAGATTCTTTAGCGGATTCATCACTGTTCATCAGTGTCATTGTTTTTCTCTTAATCCTTGGAAAATAATATTAAATTATATTTTTGACTTTAGAGCAAGTCTAGTTGGTTGTGACCTTTTTTTTGCGTACGGGATTTTGGTGTTGGTTTATGTTTCGTCACCATCGCTTGCTGTTCACCATCTTGAAAAAGCAAATTCAAAAATTGTCCTTCTTTCGTTTGTGAAACTTTCTGGATTAGAAGATCTTTATCGTCTCTCACCAAGCAAAAACCTCTCTCAAGAGTTTTATGAAATGAATAACTTTCAAGAAGCTGCGATAAGTTTTGCAATTTTTGCAAACAACGTTCGCGAAAAACTTTTAAGCTATTTCTCAATCGTTCTGTTGCATCATCAAAACGTTGACGTTTTTCGCGATAATCTCTGATCAATAAAGAGTGGAGTCGATGACCCTTATCAGCAAGTCCTTGAATCAAATCACGTTTTACCGGCACAGCCATTTCAGCCGCGGCAGTTGGTGTGGGCGCCCGTCGATCAGAGACAAAATCAATCAGCGTTGTATCGGTCTCATGCCCCACGGCTGAAATAATGGGAATCTCACTCTCAGCCACAGCGCGTATAACGATTTCTTCATTAAAAGACCACAAATCTTCAATACTTCCTCCTCCTCGCGCCACAATTAAAACATCCGGTTTGTTATGGGAGAGTTGATTAAATCCTCGAATAGCTTCAGCAATTTGCTCTGCTGAACCTTCGCCCTGTACACTCACGGGCCAAAGCATCACAGGCAAAGGAAACCGATCACTTAAACGATGTAAAATATCGCGAATCACGGCGCCTGTTTTTGATGTAATCACACCAATAGAGCGTGGCAAAAATGGCAAAGGTTTTTTCCGTGCAGGATCAAAAAGACCTTCTTTAAGAAATTTTTCTTTGCGTTCTTGCAATAATTTTAAAAGAGCACCCTCACCGGCAATTTCAATTTTTTCAACCGTGAGCTGATAGCTCGACCGAGCGCTATAGGCCGTAATACTCCCGGTACAAATAACCTCAAGACCATCGGCAATTTTATCGCGCAAACCACTGGCTACACCTCGCCAACACACACAATTTAGAACTGAATTGGCATCTTTAATGGAAAAGTATAAATGACCTGAGACATGAAATTTTGCTCCTGAAATTTCTCCTTTTATCTGCACATAGGGGAAACTCTCTTCCAAGAGGCCCTTAAGCAGCGTAGAAATTTCGCTAACCGACCAAATCTTCGGCAAAATGTTTGATGTTTCAACAGGTTTTGGCATTTTGTTTTACCTGAGCGTTTTTCTAGTATAGATAAATCATATTGCAAAACATGACAAAATTGAAATCAATTATCGAGGCACAAATGGATTACCAGGCTTTCTTCATCCACTCTCTTTCTCATTTAAAGCAAGAAGGTCGTTATCGTATATTTATTGATCTTGAGCGTTCTTGTGGAAAATTTCCCCATGCGGTCCATCACACGGAAGCTGGTCCTGAAGAAATTTTGTTGTGGTGCGGGAATGACTATTTAGGGTTGGGACAACATCCAAAAATATTGGAAGCCATGACCACAATGTTAGCAAAGACGGGAGCCGGTGCTGGGGGAACGCGCAACATTTCTGGAACCACGCACAGTCATGTGATGCTTGAAAAAGAGTTGGCGGATTTTCATCAAAAGGAATCGGCTCTGATTTTTACATCAGGGTATGTGGCTAATGAAACGACGTTAGCAACGCTCGCTCATTTTCTTCCTAACTGCCTTATTCTGTCCGATGAAAAAAATCATGCGTCTATTATTCATGGTATTCGCAACAGCCGTGCAGAGAAGAAAATTTTTAAACATAATGATGTGTCTGCTCTGGAGGCTCATCTTAAATCCGTTGATCGCAGTCGACCAAAGCTTGTGGTTTTTGAATCTGTTTATTCCATGGATGGAGATATTTCCCCCATTAAAGAAATGGCGGAACTCGCAAAAGCTTATAATGCGCTCACATTTTTGGATGAAGTTCATGGGATTGGTCTTTACGGAGAACGTGGCGCTGGTGTTGCTGAACACCTTGGTGTTGCAGATCAGATCGATATCATTCAAGGAACGTTTGGTAAAGCAGTCGGCCTTATTGGAGGATACATTACAGGGAAAGCTGCTTTAGTTGACTTTGTGCGCTCTCATGCTCCCGGATTTATTTTTACCACCTCTTTACCGCCTGCGATTTGTGAAGGTGTTAGAGCTAGTTTAAATATTATCCAAAATCATCCAGAAATGCGTCACCATCTTCATAGTGTTTCTTCTTACTTGAAACAAAAACTTCGGGCACAAGGACTCCCCGTTATGGAGTCAACGAGTCATATTGTACCTTTGTTGGTAGGTGATGCTAAACTTTGTAAACATCTGAGCGATGAACTTCTCAAAAACTATAAGATTTATGTTCAACCCATCAATTATCCAACCGTCGCCAAAGGTCAAGAACGTTTGCGTTTTACGCCTTCCGCTCTCCATACCAAAGCCATGGTTGATGATTTGGTCAAAGCTTTAGCAGAAATTTGGCAAGCATTTAAAGCCATTGCTGCTTAAGAACTTCATGATACACTCAACTGTCAGCTCACTCTGATACGTTGGTTTTTACTTCTTTGGCTGACAAAAAGGTTTAGAACAACTCATCAACAGGAGAGATCAATGCTATTTTTTTCACACATAAGCTTTGCACTTCTCATGATTGTTTTGATCATGGGCACTAAACTTATTTTAAAAGCGCTTAATACAAAAGGTCCAGGG
The sequence above is drawn from the Candidatus Nucleicultrix amoebiphila FS5 genome and encodes:
- a CDS encoding tetratricopeptide repeat protein, which gives rise to MTLMNSDESAKESSPFKVGTSDNFMEFVFDESNTHPVVVEFWTSMSDTCQQLRKKLEHVAKSYQEKLSFVSINIEEAPDIAHKLRIQAVPTVIVFKEGRPVDGFTGLQPENRLKAFLERLASQTVSPMEHHLEEAGSLIKRGDIVGAMNLYNQVLGEHPDNAKALIGLGQCYFAMQDLKRAKTYLTLVKDGDGAHKFPEYISLKSALELYGETIVTEKVEILQKKVLKNPQDLEAHFNLSMAFYRQGDYNEALEQLFIILSHDRTWNDYAAQKKLLKLFEVFGPEDPLTIQGRKRLSTIVFS
- the xseA gene encoding exodeoxyribonuclease VII large subunit, which encodes MPKPVETSNILPKIWSVSEISTLLKGLLEESFPYVQIKGEISGAKFHVSGHLYFSIKDANSVLNCVCWRGVASGLRDKIADGLEVICTGSITAYSARSSYQLTVEKIEIAGEGALLKLLQERKEKFLKEGLFDPARKKPLPFLPRSIGVITSKTGAVIRDILHRLSDRFPLPVMLWPVSVQGEGSAEQIAEAIRGFNQLSHNKPDVLIVARGGGSIEDLWSFNEEIVIRAVAESEIPIISAVGHETDTTLIDFVSDRRAPTPTAAAEMAVPVKRDLIQGLADKGHRLHSLLIRDYREKRQRFDDATERLRNSLKVFRERCLQKLQNLSQLLESYSFHKTLERGFCLVRDDKDLLIQKVSQTKEGQFLNLLFQDGEQQAMVTKHKPTPKSRTQKKGHNQLDLL
- the fmt gene encoding methionyl-tRNA formyltransferase: MNKGARLIFMGTPPLAATVLKRLIPSSLVNLIAVYSQPPRPANRGYHLTKSPVHELAEDAGLPVFTPLDFKDPEAIKQFQELKPDIVVVVAYGLILPPIILSVPLLGCFNIHTSLLPKWRGAAPIQWAILAGDHESGVTLMKMDEGLDTGPMVHVKKTSLEPTITSQQLHDRLAILGADTLMEALPKILSREAPLISQPLEGATYAHKIKKEDGHLSWQLSSKELDRRIRALNPWPGTWVDFQDQALKILEAEPVKNTTQARPGTLIDEHLTIACGEGALRLIRVQRPGKKPVSAQEFLNGFPLKVGEILK
- a CDS encoding Trm112 family protein, coding for MTEPSKMPDPKLLEILVCPITKQSLRFDRARNELVSEHAGLAYPIRDGIPIMLVDEARKLDEKSKSPKG
- the truA gene encoding tRNA pseudouridine(38-40) synthase TruA; the encoded protein is MINEPLVHRYKLTLEYDGTSFAGWQRQDNLLTVQEALETAFTKFCGCDIKVHGAGRTDAGVHATGQVAHVDLPKIYEPFVIGQALGFYLETLPISVIHVEPVALDFHARFSATSRTYRYLIINRYAPLVFQKKRVWHVHGQSLDAVKMHEAAQVLVGHHDFTSFRAQLCQAKSPEKTLDLLTVERKGELIEIHAKARSFLHHQVRNFVGTLKLVGAGKLSVDDVKNILAAKDRTKAGPTAPAEGLYLINVGYN
- the hemA gene encoding 5-aminolevulinate synthase, with translation MDYQAFFIHSLSHLKQEGRYRIFIDLERSCGKFPHAVHHTEAGPEEILLWCGNDYLGLGQHPKILEAMTTMLAKTGAGAGGTRNISGTTHSHVMLEKELADFHQKESALIFTSGYVANETTLATLAHFLPNCLILSDEKNHASIIHGIRNSRAEKKIFKHNDVSALEAHLKSVDRSRPKLVVFESVYSMDGDISPIKEMAELAKAYNALTFLDEVHGIGLYGERGAGVAEHLGVADQIDIIQGTFGKAVGLIGGYITGKAALVDFVRSHAPGFIFTTSLPPAICEGVRASLNIIQNHPEMRHHLHSVSSYLKQKLRAQGLPVMESTSHIVPLLVGDAKLCKHLSDELLKNYKIYVQPINYPTVAKGQERLRFTPSALHTKAMVDDLVKALAEIWQAFKAIAA
- a CDS encoding phospholipase D-like domain-containing protein, yielding MKIMKNLLVSTILLTLSLPVAAAVPENWNEGKVFVLPEDGRNPWVQAINNAEKTIDMAAYKISDFKIIDALKKAFERGVKINLLMEPYTFKHDKSQNVESPLAALKKIASVYQLSKRFNQCHYKMIIVDTEWGMISTGNLDEESFDGIQEKNVKAARDFAVPILDQNTIDEMLKVFEADIKDIRVSIDESSLVWGPDNQRNTFLKLLNGAQKSIDIYQQSFQDVGLAEATASAAKAGVKVRVLMMPFPFGNKEDPNIPNQNLMKIAGARIGLLDKLYVHAKVVIVDDSIMYVGSGNFYTPSLDQTRELGVLTQNLEQIQTVKKVFEKDWRKSTINLSRNP
- a CDS encoding LON peptidase substrate-binding domain-containing protein produces the protein MTITLNNYPAKVPVLVLPGTVLMPHAHLPVTISDPRQSMLVDLAIKQDRLIGVLQSSPLETLFTSGCLAKISSFTELDSLKYLLVLTGLVRFELEEVPETNPPVHPLKVRYMPEDSTETGEFQIVEDRERLMMLLENYFESYNISANWDEIQASSDEKLISTLAMVCPFEPVEKQALLETKNLKERCQMMTALMEMAVFKKYNSSYQKH
- the def gene encoding peptide deformylase; translated protein: MHHHHHDDCSCMEYLTVLTIPDPRLKMKGERVETIDAGILDLLEAMVKTMYHDEGCGLSATQVGIAKRLVVIDMGDESTPEPLKMINPEIIWRSPQTERYQEACLSVPGVSAEVERHVEVKVRYTDIHNKTQEVHGKGYFAECLQHELDHLDGILYIDHLSPMKRQLLINKVIKSKRLSGTR